One Weissella coleopterorum DNA segment encodes these proteins:
- the asp3 gene encoding accessory Sec system protein Asp3 produces MEFEIKWVPELMDFYKYGSKIAFDAQGDVLFINPLMPAGTEIVKWQSNPFYQGARTLLQLPLLKRKMEYELEVGLESIPAMSALVMIVYFDRYGHRIGSKILDLKGGDITYPEKAYTYEIRVINKGAQEIRFEKITIRTKEEKKEDNTTEEIHG; encoded by the coding sequence ATGGAGTTTGAAATCAAGTGGGTTCCAGAATTAATGGATTTTTATAAATATGGCTCAAAAATAGCCTTTGACGCTCAAGGAGATGTGCTTTTTATCAATCCGTTGATGCCAGCGGGGACAGAGATTGTCAAATGGCAATCGAATCCATTTTATCAAGGGGCCAGGACCTTACTGCAGTTGCCATTATTAAAGAGAAAGATGGAATATGAACTGGAAGTAGGCTTAGAAAGCATTCCGGCCATGAGTGCATTGGTAATGATTGTATATTTTGATCGGTATGGACATCGAATTGGGTCTAAGATTTTGGACCTTAAAGGGGGTGATATTACTTATCCAGAAAAAGCATATACCTATGAAATCAGAGTAATTAATAAGGGGGCACAGGAGATAAGGTTTGAAAAAATAACGATTAGAACCAAAGAAGAAAAGAAGGAAGACAACACAACGGAGGAAATCCATGGATAA
- the asp2 gene encoding accessory Sec system protein Asp2, whose translation MVKKIKVLQVGPENWANTVDLINSSEELSWNYLDNEGISESELKQVLSKVKKRTFSVVVFSGIVKQELFQKLEKAVEAYSLIIDKKLQQDEILASQIDELKKPFYMDFIQPEEVVRTIREDFFSGQMGSKLHTTAMIVNPEFTGASQLEGEAYLELEGDFSELLDQQLLTWQYNVGMYQRSKNMWLEFSHSDDVTIEMDVAKIIEGTDQISEILTMTESEFSEGFDIDYDGKIGYITISIRAKGQGNLKIGPLHFRDTRHEYGEFILGGKKISDVNNQELFYYFNPGDLKPPLTVYFSGYRSAEGFEGFFMMKSLGSPFLLITDPRLEGGSFYMGSQELEDKLVKVVEKTLDELQFQKDELILSGLSMGTYGSLYYANRLRPSYVIIGKPLASVGTIATNETLIRPGGFPTSFDILNSLMGDLSQKSAEQLNKRFWQTFEAGDYTKTEFIISYMKNDDYDVNAYPKIAQIMSEKKGTLIGKGIPGRHNDNSQAINQWFINQYKRILSEKYNRED comes from the coding sequence ATGGTTAAGAAAATAAAAGTGTTGCAGGTTGGGCCCGAGAATTGGGCGAATACAGTTGACCTGATTAATAGTAGTGAGGAATTGAGCTGGAATTATTTAGATAATGAAGGAATTAGTGAATCAGAACTAAAACAAGTGTTATCTAAAGTTAAAAAGCGGACGTTTAGTGTGGTGGTCTTTTCCGGGATAGTTAAGCAAGAGCTATTCCAAAAACTTGAAAAAGCCGTTGAAGCTTATAGTTTGATAATTGATAAGAAATTACAACAGGATGAGATATTAGCAAGTCAGATTGATGAACTCAAAAAACCATTTTATATGGATTTCATTCAGCCAGAAGAGGTTGTTAGAACGATACGAGAAGATTTTTTTTCAGGTCAAATGGGGTCCAAGTTACATACAACGGCGATGATCGTAAATCCCGAATTTACGGGAGCAAGTCAATTAGAAGGTGAAGCTTACTTAGAACTTGAAGGCGATTTTTCAGAACTATTAGACCAGCAATTGTTAACTTGGCAATATAACGTAGGTATGTATCAACGTTCAAAAAATATGTGGTTAGAGTTTAGTCATTCTGATGATGTGACGATTGAAATGGATGTCGCAAAGATTATTGAAGGAACCGATCAAATCAGTGAAATTCTGACGATGACAGAAAGTGAATTTAGTGAAGGATTTGACATCGATTACGATGGAAAAATAGGTTACATTACGATTTCAATTCGAGCAAAGGGACAGGGAAATTTAAAGATTGGTCCTTTGCATTTTAGAGATACGAGGCATGAATACGGCGAGTTCATCTTAGGTGGTAAAAAGATAAGTGATGTGAATAACCAAGAGCTATTTTATTACTTTAATCCGGGCGATTTAAAGCCACCACTAACCGTATATTTTTCTGGATATCGATCAGCTGAGGGTTTTGAAGGCTTCTTTATGATGAAAAGCCTAGGGAGTCCGTTTCTATTAATAACGGATCCAAGACTTGAAGGTGGATCCTTTTACATGGGGAGTCAAGAATTAGAGGACAAACTAGTGAAGGTCGTTGAAAAAACTTTAGATGAATTACAGTTCCAAAAAGATGAACTGATTTTATCTGGGTTATCAATGGGGACGTATGGATCTTTGTATTATGCGAATCGGCTTAGGCCAAGTTATGTGATTATTGGAAAACCGTTAGCGAGTGTAGGAACGATTGCGACAAATGAAACGTTAATTCGACCAGGTGGATTTCCGACATCGTTTGATATTTTAAATTCCTTGATGGGTGATTTATCACAAAAGAGTGCGGAACAATTAAATAAACGATTTTGGCAGACTTTTGAAGCCGGAGATTACACGAAGACTGAATTTATTATTTCGTATATGAAAAATGATGATTATGACGTGAATGCCTATCCTAAGATAGCGCAGATAATGTCAGAGAAAAAAGGAACTTTGATAGGCAAGGGAATACCCGGACGACATAATGATAATTCGCAAGCGATTAATCAATGGTTTATCAACCAGTATAAAAGAATCTTGAGTGAAAAATATAATAGGGAAGATTAA